Proteins from a single region of Starkeya sp. ORNL1:
- a CDS encoding monovalent cation/H(+) antiporter subunit G: MSLLLGAFTVLAVAAGAFFFLAGTVGLLRFPDPLSRLHALTKADNLGLGLIVLGLLPQAGSVASALKLVLVWLLVQFASAAASQLIARTARAGGAPRGGPRA; the protein is encoded by the coding sequence ATGAGCCTGCTGCTCGGCGCCTTCACCGTGCTCGCTGTTGCCGCCGGTGCGTTCTTCTTTCTGGCCGGCACGGTCGGCCTGCTGCGCTTTCCCGATCCGCTCAGCCGGCTGCATGCCTTGACCAAGGCGGACAATCTCGGCCTCGGCCTGATCGTGCTCGGCCTGCTGCCGCAGGCCGGCAGCGTTGCGAGCGCGCTCAAGCTGGTGCTGGTGTGGCTCCTGGTGCAATTCGCCAGCGCCGCGGCGAGCCAGCTCATCGCCCGCACCGCGCGGGCCGGCGGGGCGCCGCGAGGCGGGCCGCGCGCATGA